From Amblyraja radiata isolate CabotCenter1 chromosome 21, sAmbRad1.1.pri, whole genome shotgun sequence, a single genomic window includes:
- the lrrc4 gene encoding leucine-rich repeat-containing protein 4 → MCHIMNLLWQVTVHHTWNAALVLLVYLTVRMWSMCEASNREQSCPEICSCSNHFSKVVCTRRGLKEVPQGIPSNTRYLNLMENNIQLIKADTFRHLYHMEVLQLGRNSIRQIEVGAFNGLTSLNTLELFENRLTVIPSGAFESFSKLRELWLRNNPIESIPSYAFNRVPSLLRLDLGELRKLEYILDGAFEGLINLKYLNLGMCNLKDMPNLTPLVRLEELEMSSNHFPAIKPGSFQGLKSLKKLWLMNSQVNLIERNAFDDLTALVELNLAHNNLTSLPHDLFAPLRYLVELHLHHNPWSCDCDILWLTWWLREYIPTNSTCCGRCHAPLHMRGRYLTEVEQGTFQCSRPVILEPPQNLNISEGRTAKLKCRTSSMSSVRWLLPNNTILSHGSTHPRMSVFNNGTLYFLHVLITDAGNYKCMVTNVAGNADASAFLRVSMAEINTSNYTYFSTVTVETTPETVRTKVPPFLSTPPTYKPAFISTPTVLLQSTRSPKTVVVVPTLAAMDTSRTSLDEVMKTTKIIIGCFVAVTLLAAAMLIVFYKLRKRHQQRSTVAAARTTEIINMEEDLTPSEGAVVVPSVHDHMNYNTYKPAHGAHWTENSLGNSLNTTIPEPFIIQTHTKEKVQETQI, encoded by the coding sequence ATGTGCCACATCATGAATCTCTTGTGGCAGGTAACTGTGCATCACACCTGGAATGCTGCCCTGGTTCTTCTTGTCTACCTCACGGTACGGATGTGGAGTATGTGCGAAGCATCAAACAGAGAACAGAGTTGTCCAGAAATCTGCTCCTGCAGTAATCACTTCAGCAAAGTCGTCTGCACTCGCCGTGGACTCAAAGAGGTCCCTCAAGGGATCCCTTCTAATACCCGGTACCTCAACCTCATGGAAAACAACATCCAGCTTATAAAGGCAGACACCTTTCGACATCTGTACCACATGGAGGTCTTACAGCTCGGCCGGAATTCCATCCGGCAAATAGAGGTTGGTGCATTTAATGGACTGACTAGCCTTAACACACTGGAGTTGTTTGAGAATAGACTGACTGTGATACCAAGTGGCGCATTCGAGTCCTTTTCAAAACTGCGTGAATTGTGGCTCAGGAACAATCCCATCGAAAGCATTCCATCATATGCTTTTAACAGGGTGCCATCCCTGCTGCGCCTGGATCTGGGGGAGCTTAGAAAACTAGAATACATTTTGGATGGTGCTTTCGAGGGCTTAATTAACTTAAAATACCTTAACCTGGGGATGTGCAACCTGAAGGACATGCCAAATCTCACACCACTGGTGAGGTTAGAAGAGCTGGAAATGTCCAGTAACCATTTCCCTGCAATTAAACCAGGATCATTTCAGGGGCTTAAATCATTAAAAAAGCTCTGGCTGATGAATTCGCAAGTCAATCTGATTGAGCGGAATGCCTTTGATGACCTCACTGCACTAGTGGAACTAAATCTGGCCCACAATAACCTTACTTCACTGCCACATGATCTGTTTGCACCACTGAGATACCTGGTGGAGTTGCACTTACACCACAACCCATGGAGTTGCGATTGCGATATCCTCTGGCTCACCTGGTGGCTGCGAGAGTACATCCCCACAAACTCTACCTGCTGTGGCCGCTGCCACGCCCCACTTCACATGAGGGGCAGATACTTGACAGAAGTGGAGCAAGGCACTTTCCAATGCTCTCGTCCAGTGATCCTGGAGCCACCACAGAACCTAAACATCTCTGAAGGgagaacggccaaactgaaatgtCGAACGTCCTCCATGTCATCTGTTCGGTGGTTGTTGCCAAATAACACGATATTGAGTCATGGCTCAACACATCCCCGTATGTCTGTATTTAACAATGGAACCCTATACTTCTTGCACGTTTTAATAACAGATGCTGGTAACTACAAATGTATGGTCACCAATGTGGCAGGGAATGCCGATGCATCTGCCTTCCTCAGAGTTAGCATGGCAGAGATCAACACGTCAAATTACACCTACTTTTCCACAGTTACCGTGGAAACAACACCTGAGACCGTCAGGACTAAAGTTCCGCCATTTCTGTCGACGCCACCCACTTACAAGCCAGCATTCATCTCCACTCCCACAGTGCTACTGCAGAGCACGAGGAGTCCCAAAACAGTGGTGGTGGTGCCCACACTGGCTGCCATGGACACATCTCGCACCAGCCTGGACGAAGTCATGAAAACCACAAAGATCATCATCGGATGTTTCGTGGCGGTAACACTGCTGGCAGCTGCCATGCTCATAGTGTTTTACAAACTTCGCAAGCGGCACCAACAACGGAGCACGGTGGCGGCAGCCAGGACTACAGAGATCATTAACATGGAGGAAGATCTCACGCCATCAGAAGGAGCTGTTGTCGTACCCTCAGTCCACGACCACATGAACTATAACACGTACAAACCAGCACATGGGGCTCATTGGACAGAGAACAGCCTGGGTAACTCGCTCAACACCACAATACCTGAGCCATTTATTATACAGACACATACCAAGGAAAAGGTCCAGGAGACTCAGATCTGA